A genomic window from Paramormyrops kingsleyae isolate MSU_618 chromosome 23, PKINGS_0.4, whole genome shotgun sequence includes:
- the dpm3 gene encoding dolichol-phosphate mannosyltransferase subunit 3: protein MTKLLEWLLGISVVMSTWGLLTFDLLDLKLPPVYKEVAWPMPVYLLVVFGCYSLATVGYRVATFNDCNEASQELQAQIKEAKKDLQKKGLKF, encoded by the coding sequence ATGACCAAACTGCTGGAGTGGTTGCTGGGCATCTCGGTGGTGATGAGCACTTGGGGGCTGCTGACTTTCGACCTGCTGGACCTGAAGCTGCCGCCGGTGTACAAAGAGGTGGCGTGGCCCATGCCAGTCTACCTGCTGGTGGTGTTTGGCTGTTACTCTCTGGCCACGGTGGGCTACAGAGTTGCTACCTTTAACGACTGTAATGAAGCCTCCCAGGAACTGCAAGCCCAGATCAAGGAAGCCAAGAAGGACCTTCAGAAGAAAGGACTGAAGTTCTGA